Proteins co-encoded in one Sandaracinaceae bacterium genomic window:
- a CDS encoding 4Fe-4S dicluster domain-containing protein has product MSKRLPFSLPTVGEDRPPIWRTLDQKREPELAAREATEEKGVQASKLVQTDSIVSRRRFMQVGGATAAAVGLSGCLRRPAEQILPYSQAPEYSLPGMPLHFATSVNHDGQAFGLLVESHEGRPTKIEGNPEHPASGGATDARLQASILDLYDPDRPGKLMRGAPDARDVATWAEFDAWWREKAAELGGGEGLRVLVPPTDSPSFMRARAAFMQRFPQARVHTWSALSGASSRAGALAAFGQPLDARVDYARAKVVLSVDCDFLGDEPGAVRNQRHFAEGRRITSPNDEMNRLYVVEGTLSVTGMNADHRLRLAPSQADRYLRALAAKLASEGATLPGGAGEAVRGVTVEGVPVEWVNAVAADLMANRGSSAVTVGWRQPPHVHALAHAINAGLGNLGTTVQLFPAVDAEEPDANQSLGDLVTAMGAGDVDTLFVFGGNPVYDAPGFADAVENVETVVRLGGYDDETSRASGWFLPMAHPLESWGDHRSSDGTVSIQQPLIAPLRGGRADLEMMAFLAGIRAWRGYHLVRNTLREQVGAASLDRTWRAALHRGVVPGLPAVAPATGGLTGDVAGALRENEPAAPQGWEAVFTPSYQTGDGQYANNAWMLELPDPVTKIVWDNAAYVSPESARQLGVETGDMLSISREGAGELSIPAFVLPGHADQVVTLPLGFGRTAAGRHGNGVGFDVNPLRAGDGFARVTVSKGSGEHQIVQTQDHHSMEGRPLVIDASLEEYRETPNFAQWREPTPSTSPLWTQVDYAEPLYPAQGGKSYSLVPEALPPREGAPPRYKWAMAMDLTTCTGCSACIIACQAENNIPIVGKMQVAMGREMHWMRLDRYFVGDDEAQPKVAIQPVACQHCEEAPCENVCPVAATVHTPEGLNVMAYNRCIGTRYCMNNCPYKVRRFNFLDWHGEVPELKKMQHNPNVTVRMRGVIEKCSYCVQRIQTARIHARTQTTVDAEGEIDERRIQDGEVTPACAQACPSQALIFGDLNDTESRVHRWVHMDRQYKLLASIGAQPRTTYVGKIRNPNPEMV; this is encoded by the coding sequence ATGAGCAAGCGACTGCCGTTTTCGTTGCCGACCGTAGGCGAGGACCGCCCGCCGATCTGGCGGACGCTCGATCAGAAGCGCGAGCCCGAGCTGGCCGCGCGTGAGGCCACGGAGGAGAAGGGCGTCCAGGCGTCCAAGCTCGTCCAGACCGACAGCATCGTCTCCCGCCGCCGCTTCATGCAGGTGGGGGGCGCCACCGCCGCGGCGGTGGGGCTGAGCGGGTGCCTCCGCCGACCGGCCGAGCAGATCCTCCCCTACAGCCAGGCCCCGGAGTACTCGCTCCCGGGCATGCCGCTGCACTTCGCGACCTCGGTCAATCACGACGGTCAGGCGTTCGGCCTGCTGGTCGAGAGCCACGAGGGGCGCCCCACCAAGATCGAGGGCAACCCGGAACACCCGGCGAGCGGCGGCGCGACCGACGCTCGGCTCCAGGCCAGCATCCTCGACCTCTACGACCCGGACCGCCCCGGCAAGCTGATGCGCGGCGCGCCCGACGCGCGCGACGTGGCGACCTGGGCCGAGTTCGACGCGTGGTGGCGTGAGAAGGCGGCCGAGCTCGGCGGTGGCGAGGGCCTCCGCGTCCTCGTGCCCCCGACCGACTCGCCCAGCTTCATGCGGGCCCGCGCGGCGTTCATGCAGCGCTTCCCGCAGGCGCGCGTGCACACCTGGAGCGCGCTCTCCGGGGCGAGCTCCCGCGCCGGCGCCCTGGCGGCCTTCGGGCAGCCGCTCGACGCGCGCGTCGACTACGCCCGCGCGAAGGTCGTGCTCAGCGTCGACTGCGACTTCCTCGGCGACGAGCCGGGCGCGGTCCGCAACCAGCGGCACTTCGCCGAGGGGCGGCGCATCACCTCGCCCAACGACGAGATGAACCGGCTCTACGTGGTCGAGGGCACGCTCTCGGTGACCGGCATGAACGCCGACCACCGCCTGCGCCTCGCGCCGTCGCAGGCCGACCGCTACCTCCGCGCGCTCGCGGCCAAGCTCGCCTCCGAGGGCGCCACGCTCCCCGGCGGCGCCGGCGAGGCGGTCCGCGGCGTGACGGTCGAGGGCGTCCCGGTCGAGTGGGTCAACGCGGTCGCCGCGGACCTCATGGCCAACCGAGGCTCGAGCGCGGTCACCGTGGGCTGGCGTCAGCCCCCGCACGTGCACGCGCTCGCGCACGCCATCAACGCCGGCCTCGGCAACCTCGGCACCACCGTTCAGCTCTTTCCGGCCGTCGACGCCGAGGAGCCGGACGCGAACCAGAGCCTGGGCGACCTCGTGACCGCGATGGGCGCGGGCGACGTCGACACGCTCTTCGTCTTCGGCGGCAACCCCGTCTACGACGCGCCCGGGTTCGCCGACGCGGTCGAGAACGTGGAGACCGTCGTCCGCCTCGGCGGCTACGACGACGAGACGAGCCGCGCCTCGGGCTGGTTCCTGCCCATGGCGCACCCGCTCGAGAGCTGGGGCGACCATCGCTCGAGCGACGGCACGGTGTCGATCCAGCAGCCGCTGATCGCCCCGCTGCGCGGCGGGCGCGCGGACCTCGAGATGATGGCGTTCCTCGCCGGCATCCGGGCCTGGCGCGGCTACCACCTGGTGCGGAACACGCTGCGCGAGCAGGTCGGGGCGGCGAGCCTCGATCGCACCTGGCGCGCGGCGCTGCATCGCGGCGTCGTGCCGGGGCTCCCGGCGGTCGCGCCGGCCACGGGCGGCCTCACGGGCGACGTCGCGGGCGCGCTCCGCGAGAACGAGCCGGCGGCGCCGCAGGGCTGGGAGGCGGTCTTCACCCCGTCGTACCAGACGGGCGACGGCCAGTACGCGAACAACGCGTGGATGCTGGAGCTGCCCGACCCGGTCACCAAGATCGTGTGGGACAACGCCGCGTACGTCAGCCCGGAGAGCGCTCGGCAGCTGGGCGTCGAGACGGGTGACATGCTCAGCATCTCGCGCGAGGGCGCGGGCGAGCTGAGCATCCCGGCCTTCGTGCTCCCCGGACACGCCGACCAGGTGGTCACGCTGCCGCTCGGCTTCGGCCGCACCGCGGCGGGCCGGCACGGCAACGGGGTCGGCTTCGACGTCAACCCGCTCCGCGCGGGCGACGGCTTCGCGCGGGTGACCGTCAGCAAGGGGTCGGGCGAGCACCAGATCGTGCAGACCCAGGACCACCACTCGATGGAGGGGCGGCCGCTGGTCATCGACGCGAGCCTCGAGGAGTACCGCGAGACGCCGAACTTCGCGCAGTGGCGCGAGCCGACGCCGAGCACCAGCCCGCTCTGGACGCAGGTCGACTACGCCGAGCCGCTGTACCCGGCGCAGGGCGGCAAGAGCTACTCGCTCGTGCCCGAGGCGCTGCCGCCGCGTGAGGGCGCGCCGCCCCGCTACAAGTGGGCGATGGCGATGGACCTGACCACCTGCACGGGCTGCAGCGCGTGCATCATCGCCTGCCAGGCCGAGAACAACATCCCGATCGTCGGCAAGATGCAGGTCGCGATGGGGCGCGAGATGCACTGGATGCGCCTCGACCGCTACTTCGTCGGTGACGACGAGGCGCAGCCGAAGGTCGCCATCCAGCCGGTCGCCTGCCAGCACTGCGAAGAGGCGCCCTGCGAGAACGTCTGCCCGGTCGCCGCGACCGTGCACACGCCCGAGGGCCTCAACGTGATGGCCTACAACCGCTGCATCGGCACCCGCTACTGCATGAACAACTGCCCCTACAAGGTGCGGCGGTTCAACTTCCTCGACTGGCACGGTGAGGTGCCGGAGCTGAAGAAGATGCAGCACAACCCGAACGTCACCGTGCGGATGCGCGGTGTCATCGAGAAGTGCAGCTACTGCGTGCAGCGCATCCAGACCGCGCGCATCCACGCGCGGACACAGACCACGGTCGACGCCGAGGGCGAGATCGACGAGCGCCGCATCCAGGACGGCGAGGTCACGCCCGCGTGCGCGCAGGCCTGCCCGAGCCAGGCGCTCATCTTCGGCGACCTGAACGACACCGAGTCGCGCGTGCACCGCTGGGTGCACATGGACCGGCAATACAAGCTGCTCGCGTCCATCGGCGCGCAGCCCCGCACCACCTACGTGGGCAAGATTCGCAACCCGAATCCGGAGATGGTCTGA
- the nrfD gene encoding NrfD/PsrC family molybdoenzyme membrane anchor subunit — MAYNEPITELGEGSLVSKGTGFKEITEIVSRVTEQKAPRGWWILFGISSTFTAVLGATVGYLVWTGIGIWGNNSPVAWAWDITNFVWWIGIGHAGTLISAVLYLFRQYWRTAINRFSEAMTIFAVICALLFPTIHTGRPWFIYYPLPIPNSMNMWPNFKSPLLWDVFAVSTYFTVSLLFWYVGLIPDFATLRDRATHKVRRWVYGFLALGWRGSNRHWSNYERSYLILAALSTPLVLSVHSVVSFDFATSVEPGWHTTIFPPYFVAGAVFSGFAMVMTLLLIARTVYGLHDLVRIRHLELMNKIMLTTGSLVGYAYAMEFFIAWYSGNPYERYVFINRATGDYWWAYWSMITCNVISPQLFWFKKLRRSIPVMFVVSIIINIGMWFERFVIIVTSLHNDYLPSAWGNFSPTLFDITTFMGSLGLFFTAFLLFLRWMPMIAIAEVKMVIPEADPHYHPEGGHGHDASPHQMDEEHDAATAEGTPSAKSAAEKSEGEEE; from the coding sequence ATGGCGTACAACGAGCCCATCACCGAGCTCGGCGAAGGGTCCCTCGTCTCGAAGGGGACCGGCTTCAAAGAGATCACCGAGATCGTCAGCCGCGTCACGGAGCAGAAGGCGCCCCGTGGCTGGTGGATCCTCTTCGGCATCAGCTCGACCTTCACCGCCGTGCTCGGCGCGACGGTCGGCTACCTGGTGTGGACCGGCATCGGCATCTGGGGCAACAACAGCCCCGTCGCCTGGGCCTGGGACATCACCAACTTCGTCTGGTGGATCGGTATCGGTCACGCCGGGACGCTGATCTCGGCCGTCCTCTATCTGTTCAGACAGTACTGGCGAACCGCGATCAACCGCTTCTCGGAAGCGATGACGATCTTCGCCGTCATCTGCGCGCTCTTGTTCCCCACGATTCATACGGGCCGGCCGTGGTTCATCTACTACCCGCTGCCGATCCCGAACTCGATGAACATGTGGCCGAACTTCAAGAGCCCGCTGCTGTGGGACGTGTTCGCGGTGAGCACGTACTTCACGGTGTCGCTGCTCTTCTGGTACGTCGGCCTCATCCCGGACTTCGCGACGCTGCGTGACCGCGCGACGCACAAGGTCCGCCGCTGGGTCTACGGCTTCCTCGCCCTCGGGTGGCGCGGCAGCAACCGCCACTGGAGCAACTACGAGCGCTCCTACCTGATCCTGGCCGCGCTCAGCACGCCGCTCGTGCTCTCGGTGCACTCGGTCGTTTCGTTCGACTTCGCGACCTCGGTCGAGCCGGGCTGGCACACCACCATCTTCCCGCCGTACTTCGTCGCGGGCGCCGTCTTCAGCGGCTTCGCGATGGTGATGACGCTGCTCCTCATCGCGCGGACCGTCTACGGGCTGCACGACCTGGTGCGCATTCGCCACCTCGAGCTGATGAACAAGATCATGCTCACGACGGGCAGCCTCGTCGGGTACGCGTACGCGATGGAGTTCTTCATCGCCTGGTACTCCGGCAACCCGTACGAGCGGTACGTGTTCATCAACCGCGCCACGGGCGACTACTGGTGGGCCTACTGGTCGATGATCACCTGCAACGTGATCAGCCCGCAGCTCTTCTGGTTCAAGAAGCTGCGCCGCTCGATCCCGGTGATGTTCGTCGTCTCCATCATCATCAACATCGGCATGTGGTTCGAGCGCTTCGTCATCATCGTGACGTCGCTCCACAACGACTACCTGCCCAGCGCGTGGGGCAACTTCAGCCCGACGCTGTTCGACATCACGACCTTCATGGGCTCCCTCGGCCTGTTCTTCACGGCCTTCCTTCTGTTCCTCCGGTGGATGCCGATGATCGCCATCGCCGAGGTGAAGATGGTCATCCCCGAGGCGGACCCGCATTACCACCCCGAAGGCGGCCACGGGCACGACGCCTCGCCGCACCAGATGGACGAGGAGCACGACGCCGCGACGGCCGAAGGCACCCCCTCGGCCAAGTCTGCCGCGGAGAAGTCTGAAGGGGAGGAGGAGTGA
- a CDS encoding DUF3341 domain-containing protein gives MAAEEMAAEETGAAGEARPLIYLAEYDSPSEIMHAAEAVRDAGYKRWDTHTPFPVHGMDGAMGLKDSAVGWIVLAMGLTGCTTAFLLMWWTNGIDYPIIIGGKPGYSLPAMIPVMFELTILLSAFGAVFGMLGINQLPKHHHPVFYSERFERCSDDKFFISIEAADEQFDLEETRSLLEGTHPTHIELIQEETS, from the coding sequence ATGGCTGCCGAAGAGATGGCTGCGGAAGAGACGGGCGCCGCCGGTGAGGCGCGCCCCCTCATCTACCTCGCCGAGTACGACTCGCCGTCCGAGATCATGCACGCCGCCGAGGCGGTGCGTGACGCCGGCTACAAGCGCTGGGACACCCACACGCCGTTCCCGGTGCACGGGATGGACGGGGCGATGGGCCTGAAGGACTCCGCGGTGGGCTGGATCGTGCTCGCCATGGGCCTGACTGGCTGCACCACCGCGTTCCTCCTGATGTGGTGGACCAACGGGATCGACTACCCGATCATCATCGGCGGCAAGCCGGGGTACTCGCTGCCCGCGATGATCCCCGTGATGTTCGAGCTGACCATCCTGCTCAGCGCGTTCGGGGCGGTCTTCGGGATGCTGGGCATCAACCAGCTGCCGAAGCATCACCACCCCGTCTTCTACTCGGAGCGCTTCGAGCGCTGCTCGGACGACAAGTTCTTTATCTCCATCGAGGCCGCCGACGAGCAGTTCGACCTCGAGGAGACGCGCTCGCTGCTCGAGGGGACCCACCCCACCCACATCGAGCTCATCCAGGAGGAGACGAGCTGA
- a CDS encoding cytochrome c: MRTLILLPVIAGAVLSLGCQGQTSEAPPIVPIRNMHEVPRYDPQEGSPYFEDGRAMRPPVEHTVAREMVVDLEIDQGITEDGAYVLTVPEAAVEGFGGMEGALERGRQRYGIYCVPCHGGLGDGNGMVPDVSGVGSIRPPTFHDDRIRHMPDGQLYATIRNGIRNMPSYRANIPVDDRWAIVSYVRALQLSQMDGRSAAVDTTALSPESDR, from the coding sequence ATGCGTACGCTCATCCTTTTGCCCGTGATCGCGGGCGCGGTGCTCTCGCTGGGCTGCCAGGGACAGACGTCCGAGGCGCCGCCCATCGTGCCCATCCGCAACATGCACGAGGTCCCGCGGTACGACCCGCAGGAGGGCAGCCCGTACTTCGAGGACGGCCGCGCCATGCGCCCGCCGGTGGAGCACACCGTCGCGCGCGAGATGGTGGTCGACCTCGAGATCGACCAGGGCATCACCGAAGACGGCGCGTACGTCTTGACGGTCCCGGAAGCGGCCGTCGAGGGCTTCGGCGGCATGGAGGGCGCGCTCGAGCGTGGCCGCCAGCGCTACGGCATCTACTGCGTGCCCTGCCACGGCGGGCTCGGTGACGGCAACGGCATGGTGCCCGACGTCTCGGGGGTCGGCTCGATCCGTCCGCCCACCTTCCACGACGACCGCATCCGCCACATGCCGGACGGCCAGCTCTACGCGACCATCCGCAACGGCATCCGCAACATGCCCTCCTACCGCGCGAACATCCCCGTGGACGACCGCTGGGCCATCGTCAGCTACGTTCGCGCGCTTCAACTCAGCCAGATGGACGGTCGCAGCGCCGCTGTGGACACGACCGCCCTCTCGCCGGAGAGCGACCGATGA
- a CDS encoding SCO family protein, with the protein MRSAPITMTFALALCGLVSSSVVSGRAAAQVSPDAPPGLENVGVEEQLDRRIPTDLVFRNHEGERVRLGSLIRGDRPVLLNLVYHSCPSFCSLVLDGTLAALGTQPWSVGAEFDVITVSIDPRDTPEIAADKRRRMLYQYGRDGAEEGWHFLVAERALSDDDVVAEHASYPAAEQLADALGFRYQWMPRQRQFAHPGVIMLLTPEARVARYLYGLEYDSNDVRLGLLEASEGRSVSTVERAILYCYRYDASAQGYTLVAWRVMQIGGGISALLLGLFLFFFWRRELRRKRARVAGADGPPVSNATSSSSDPDPIAANA; encoded by the coding sequence ATGCGCTCCGCCCCCATCACGATGACGTTCGCGCTCGCCCTCTGTGGGCTGGTGTCGAGCTCCGTCGTCTCGGGGCGCGCGGCGGCGCAGGTCAGCCCCGACGCCCCGCCGGGGCTCGAGAACGTCGGCGTCGAGGAGCAGCTCGATCGGCGCATCCCCACCGACCTCGTCTTCCGCAATCACGAAGGCGAGCGCGTCCGGCTCGGCTCGCTCATCCGCGGCGACCGGCCGGTGCTGCTGAACCTCGTCTACCACTCGTGCCCGAGCTTCTGCTCGCTGGTGCTCGACGGCACCCTCGCGGCGTTGGGCACCCAGCCGTGGTCGGTCGGCGCCGAATTCGACGTCATCACCGTGAGCATCGACCCGAGGGACACCCCGGAGATCGCGGCCGACAAGCGCCGCCGCATGCTCTACCAGTACGGGCGCGACGGGGCCGAGGAGGGCTGGCACTTCCTGGTGGCCGAGCGCGCGCTCTCGGACGACGACGTGGTCGCCGAGCACGCCAGCTACCCCGCCGCGGAGCAGCTCGCCGACGCGCTGGGCTTCCGCTACCAGTGGATGCCGCGCCAGCGCCAGTTCGCCCACCCGGGCGTCATCATGCTGCTCACCCCCGAGGCGCGCGTGGCGCGCTACCTCTACGGGCTCGAGTACGACTCCAACGACGTGCGCCTCGGGCTGCTCGAGGCGTCCGAGGGGCGCAGCGTCTCCACGGTGGAGCGGGCGATCCTCTACTGCTACCGCTACGACGCCTCGGCGCAGGGCTACACGCTCGTCGCCTGGCGCGTGATGCAGATCGGCGGCGGGATCAGCGCCCTGCTGCTCGGCCTGTTTCTCTTCTTCTTCTGGCGACGCGAGCTCCGCAGGAAGCGCGCGCGCGTCGCCGGGGCCGATGGGCCCCCCGTTTCGAACGCGACTTCTTCGAGTTCTGACCCCGACCCCATCGCTGCGAATGCATGA
- the coxB gene encoding cytochrome c oxidase subunit II, whose product MEEQEYLDATIQLPEQASTLAPAVDSLYYDIYWISVAFFVAIVGAMVWFAWQYRRRKGVKSKPPGHHTALELFWTFSPLILLAYMFHQGFDGYMAMVIPPENAITVRARAYKWRWEFEQPNGMIEGQLRVPVGQPVRMVMASVPNGPNPEDAAVLHSFFIPSFRVKRDVVPGMYTSLWFEATREGTFDIYCTEYCGTGHSRMLSEVEVMSQEAYREYLRIGPSCPEDIEEDWEWGQSLFANNGCPACHNVDAAQGAGVGPNLANVAGTMQPIDGGGEHLADYAYIRESIQQPQAQIVSGFTSAAMPAFNLPETQLDALVSYLAHLSSEGSSLEIPQHCGDAAAQAEE is encoded by the coding sequence ATGGAAGAGCAGGAATACCTAGACGCGACCATCCAGCTGCCGGAGCAGGCTTCGACCCTCGCTCCCGCGGTGGACTCGCTCTACTACGACATCTACTGGATCAGCGTCGCCTTCTTCGTGGCGATCGTCGGCGCGATGGTCTGGTTCGCCTGGCAGTACCGTCGCCGCAAGGGCGTCAAGAGCAAGCCGCCCGGTCACCACACCGCGCTCGAGCTCTTCTGGACGTTCTCGCCGCTGATCCTGCTGGCGTACATGTTCCACCAGGGCTTCGACGGGTACATGGCCATGGTGATCCCGCCGGAGAACGCGATCACCGTCCGGGCCCGCGCCTACAAGTGGCGCTGGGAGTTCGAGCAGCCCAACGGGATGATCGAAGGCCAGCTCCGCGTCCCGGTGGGCCAGCCGGTCCGCATGGTGATGGCGTCGGTGCCGAACGGCCCGAACCCCGAGGACGCCGCGGTGCTCCACTCCTTCTTCATCCCGTCCTTCCGGGTGAAGCGCGACGTGGTGCCCGGCATGTACACCTCGCTCTGGTTCGAGGCGACGCGCGAGGGCACCTTCGACATCTACTGCACCGAGTACTGCGGCACCGGTCACTCCCGGATGCTCAGCGAGGTGGAGGTCATGTCGCAGGAGGCCTACCGCGAGTACCTCCGCATCGGGCCCAGCTGCCCCGAGGACATCGAGGAGGACTGGGAGTGGGGCCAGAGCCTCTTCGCCAACAACGGCTGCCCGGCGTGTCACAACGTCGACGCGGCTCAGGGCGCGGGCGTCGGGCCGAACCTCGCCAACGTGGCGGGCACGATGCAGCCCATCGACGGCGGCGGCGAGCACCTCGCCGACTACGCGTACATCCGCGAGTCGATCCAGCAGCCGCAGGCGCAGATCGTCAGCGGCTTCACGAGCGCGGCCATGCCCGCGTTCAACCTGCCCGAGACCCAGCTCGACGCGCTCGTCAGCTATCTCGCGCACTTGAGCTCCGAGGGCAGCAGCCTCGAGATTCCCCAGCACTGCGGCGACGCCGCGGCGCAGGCGGAGGAGTAG
- the ctaD gene encoding cytochrome c oxidase subunit I: MTVEAGTHLPGEGDHAHDDANYIEGAKGVMSWLITLDHKRIGIMYLGAILLNFFVGGVFALLVRTELILPGETIMDAETYNKVFTLHGAIMVFLFIIPSVPAAIGNFFLPIMLGAKDVAFPRLNLMSFYIYVVGAGFAIFSIVDNSVDTGWTFYTPYSQTTSTSVLAMTLAVFILGFSSILTGVNFIATVHKLRAPGLHWKRLPLFIWGIYATSVIQVLATPVLAITLLMLMMEKVLTIGIFDPRLGGDPVLFQHFFWFYSHPAVYIMILPGMAIVNEIIGTFSRRPLFGYMFIAMSSVALALLGFLVWGHHMFVAGMSEYATMVFSGLTFLVAIPSGVKVFNWVATLYNGSVSFQSPMLYALAFIVLFSIGGLTGLFLGTLSVDVHLHDTYFVVAHFHYVMVGGTVIGFVGGLHYWWPKMTGKLYDEMLAKIAFVFVFIGFNMTFLTQFVLGSQGMPRRYYDYLDHFQPLHGFSSIGSYVLGIGFFIMGFMFIKSLMSGKKSPPNPWGSAGFEWMTASPPLMHNFHHTPVIDRGPYDYHLATEEELFDGFPEEMPEGIRSGRGVAEHETEGSSSAETEMEETDDADTRDEEE, translated from the coding sequence ATGACGGTCGAAGCAGGAACGCATCTCCCGGGCGAGGGCGACCACGCCCACGACGACGCCAACTACATCGAGGGCGCCAAGGGCGTGATGAGCTGGCTCATCACCCTCGATCACAAGCGCATCGGGATCATGTATCTCGGCGCCATCCTCCTGAACTTCTTCGTCGGCGGCGTGTTCGCGCTGCTGGTCCGCACCGAGCTGATCCTGCCCGGTGAGACGATCATGGACGCGGAGACCTACAACAAGGTCTTCACGCTCCACGGCGCCATCATGGTGTTCCTGTTCATCATCCCCTCGGTCCCGGCGGCGATCGGCAACTTCTTCTTGCCGATCATGCTGGGCGCGAAGGACGTCGCCTTCCCGCGGCTCAACCTGATGAGCTTCTACATCTACGTGGTCGGCGCCGGCTTCGCGATCTTCAGCATCGTCGACAACAGCGTCGACACCGGCTGGACCTTCTACACGCCCTACAGCCAGACCACGAGCACGTCAGTGCTCGCGATGACCCTCGCGGTCTTCATCCTGGGCTTCAGCTCCATCCTGACGGGTGTCAACTTCATCGCCACCGTGCATAAGCTCCGCGCGCCGGGCCTGCACTGGAAGCGGCTGCCGCTCTTCATCTGGGGCATCTACGCCACGAGCGTCATCCAGGTGCTCGCGACGCCGGTCCTCGCCATCACGCTCCTCATGCTGATGATGGAGAAGGTGCTGACCATCGGCATCTTCGACCCGCGCCTCGGCGGCGACCCGGTGCTCTTCCAGCACTTCTTCTGGTTCTACTCGCACCCGGCCGTCTACATCATGATCCTGCCGGGCATGGCGATCGTGAACGAGATCATCGGCACGTTCAGCCGCCGCCCGCTCTTCGGGTACATGTTCATCGCGATGAGCTCCGTGGCCCTCGCGCTGCTCGGCTTCCTCGTGTGGGGTCACCACATGTTCGTCGCCGGCATGAGCGAGTACGCGACGATGGTGTTCTCCGGGCTGACCTTCCTCGTGGCCATCCCCTCGGGCGTGAAGGTCTTCAACTGGGTCGCCACGCTCTACAACGGCTCGGTGAGCTTCCAGTCGCCGATGCTCTACGCGCTCGCGTTCATCGTGCTCTTCAGCATCGGCGGCCTGACGGGGCTCTTCCTGGGCACGCTCAGCGTCGACGTGCACCTGCACGACACCTACTTCGTGGTGGCGCACTTCCACTACGTCATGGTCGGCGGCACGGTGATCGGCTTCGTCGGCGGCCTCCACTACTGGTGGCCGAAGATGACCGGGAAGCTCTACGACGAGATGCTCGCGAAGATCGCGTTCGTCTTCGTCTTCATCGGCTTCAACATGACCTTCCTGACCCAGTTCGTGCTGGGCAGCCAGGGCATGCCGCGTCGCTACTACGACTACCTCGACCACTTCCAGCCCCTGCACGGCTTCAGCTCGATCGGCTCGTACGTGCTCGGGATCGGCTTCTTCATCATGGGCTTCATGTTCATCAAGTCGCTGATGAGCGGGAAGAAGTCGCCGCCCAACCCGTGGGGCAGCGCCGGGTTCGAGTGGATGACGGCGTCGCCGCCGCTCATGCACAACTTCCACCACACCCCGGTCATCGACCGCGGCCCGTACGACTACCACCTCGCCACCGAGGAGGAGCTCTTCGACGGCTTCCCCGAGGAGATGCCCGAGGGCATCCGCAGCGGGCGTGGCGTCGCGGAGCACGAGACCGAGGGCAGCTCTTCCGCCGAGACCGAGATGGAAGAGACCGATGACGCCGACACCCGGGACGAAGAGGAGTGA
- a CDS encoding cytochrome c oxidase subunit 3 family protein, translating to MSTATDKGEQHHEHESWLAHHFDTPLQQFESAKLGMWLFLAQEVLFFSGLFVAYGVFRANYPDAFAAGSAQLDRIIGGFNTCVLLVSSFTAAMAVRSAQMGDRKQTSMHLIITILCAFGFLIIKYFEYSAKFDHGLLPGQFFHPHHAADGTLEAINPWIAGQEAVTALPAKTHVFFGIYFVLTGLHGVHVAIGIGVLAWILYRNVRGEFTKDYWTAVDIAALYWHLVDLVWIYLFPLLYLI from the coding sequence ATGTCCACCGCAACCGACAAGGGTGAGCAGCACCACGAGCACGAATCGTGGCTCGCCCACCACTTCGACACCCCGCTTCAGCAGTTCGAGTCGGCGAAGCTGGGAATGTGGCTCTTCCTCGCGCAGGAAGTGCTCTTCTTCTCCGGCCTCTTCGTCGCTTATGGCGTGTTCCGGGCGAACTACCCCGACGCGTTCGCGGCGGGCTCGGCCCAGCTCGATCGCATCATCGGCGGCTTCAACACCTGCGTCCTGCTCGTGAGCTCGTTCACGGCGGCGATGGCGGTGCGCTCGGCCCAGATGGGTGACCGCAAGCAGACGTCGATGCACCTGATCATCACGATCCTGTGCGCGTTCGGCTTCTTGATCATCAAGTACTTCGAGTACTCGGCGAAGTTCGACCACGGGCTCCTGCCCGGGCAGTTCTTCCACCCGCACCACGCGGCGGACGGGACGCTCGAGGCGATCAACCCCTGGATCGCGGGCCAGGAGGCGGTCACCGCGCTGCCCGCGAAGACCCACGTCTTCTTCGGCATCTACTTCGTGCTGACCGGCCTGCACGGCGTGCACGTGGCCATCGGCATCGGCGTCCTCGCCTGGATCCTCTACCGGAACGTCCGGGGCGAGTTCACCAAGGACTACTGGACGGCGGTCGACATCGCGGCGCTCTACTGGCACCTCGTCGACCTCGTCTGGATCTACCTCTTCCCGCTCCTCTACCTCATCTAG